The following coding sequences lie in one Cygnus olor isolate bCygOlo1 chromosome 8, bCygOlo1.pri.v2, whole genome shotgun sequence genomic window:
- the FUBP1 gene encoding far upstream element-binding protein 1 isoform X5 codes for MADYSTVPPPAAGAPGGGGGGGGGVNDAFKDALQRARQIAAKIGGDAGTSMNSNDYGYGGQKRPLEDGDGSWTSPSSTTHWEGMPSPFKDQPDAKKVAPQNDSFGNQLPPMHQQQRSVMTEEYKVPDGMVGFIIGRGGEQISRIQQESGCKIQIAPDSGGLPERSCMLTGTPESVQSAKRLLDQIVEKGRPAPGFHHGDGPGNAVQEIMIPASKAGLVIGKGGETIKQLQERAGVKMVMIQDGPQNTGADKPLRITGDPYKVQQAKEMVLELIRDQGGFREVRNEYGSRIGGNEGIDVPIPRFAVGIVIGRNGEMIKKIQNDAGVRIQFKPDDGTTPDRIAQITGPPDRCQHAAEIITDLLRSVQAGNPGGPGPGGRGRGRGQGNWNMGPPGGLQEFNFIVPTGKTGLIIGKGGETIKSISQQSGARIELQRNPPPNADPNMKMFTIRGTPQQIDYARQLIEEKIGGPVNPLGPPVPHGPHGVVPGPHGPPGPPGPGAPMGPYNPAPYNPGPPGPAPHGPPAPYAPQGWGNAYPHWQPPNPPDPGKPGTDPNSAAWAAYYAHYYQQQAQPPPAAPPGGPATTQTNGQGDQPNPAPAGQVDYTKAWEEYYKKMGQAVPAPAGAPPGGQPDYSAAWAEYYRQQAAYYAQTSPQGMPQHPPAPQGQ; via the exons ATGGCGGACTACTCCACCGTGCCCCCTCCTGCTGCGGGCGCGcccgggggaggcggcggcggaggtGGAGGAGTGAACGATGCCTTTAAAGACGCGCTGCAGAGGGCTAGGCAG ATTGCAGCAAAAATTGGAGGAGATGCTGGTACATCAATGAATTCAAATGACTACGGTTATGGAGGACAAAAAAGACCTCTTGAGGATGGAG ATGGCTCTTGGACAAGTCCGAGCAGTACAACACACTGGGAGGGAATGCCCTCTCCTTTTAAAG ATCAACCAGATGCTAAGAAAGTTGCTCCTCAGAATGACt cttTTGGAAATCAACTACCACCAATGCATCAACAACAACG GTCTGTGATGACAGAGGAATACAAAGTTCCAGACGGGATGGTTGGATTCA taatTGGCAGAGGTGGAGAGCAGATCTCACGCATACAGCAAGAATCTGGATGTAAAATACAGATTGCACCTG ATAGTGGGGGCCTGCCTGAAAGATCCTGTATGCTAACTGGAACACCAGAATCTGTTCA ATCAGCAAAAAGATTACTTGATCAGATAGTTGAAAAGGGAAGACCTGCACCTGGCTTTCATCATGGTGATGGACCTGGAAATGCAGTCCAAGAAATTATGATTCCAGCAAGTAAAGCAGGATTAGTTATTGGTAAAGGTGGAGAGACGATTAAACAATTACAG GAGCGAGCAGGTGTCAAAATGGTCATGATTCAAGATGGTCCACAGAACACTGGTGCAGACAAGCCCCTTAGGATAACTGGAGATCCTTATAAAGTTCAA CAAGCCAAGGAAATGGTGCTGGAGTTAATTCGTGATCAAGGTGGCTTTAGAGAGGTGCGCAACGAATATGGGTCAAGAATAGGAGGAAATGAAGGGATAGAC GTACCAATACCACGATTTGCTGTAGGTATTGTAATTGGAAGAAACGGCGAGATGataaaaaagatacagaatGATGCTGGTGTTAGGATCCAATTTAAGCCAG aTGATGGAACAACTCCAGATAGAATAGCCCAAATCACAGGGCCTCCTGACAGATGTCAACATGCTGCAGAAATTATTACAGATCTCCTTCGAAGTGTTCAG gctGGCAACCCTGGTGGACCAGGACCTGGTGGTCGAGGAAGGGGTAGAGGTCAAGGCAACTGGAACATGGGGCCTCCTGGTGGATTACAGGAATTCAATTTTATTGTTCCCACTGGCAAAACTGGATTAATCATTGGCAAAG GGGGTGAAACTATCAAAAGCATAAGCCAGCAGTCTGGTGCTAGAATAGAACTTCAAAGAAATCCTCCACCTAATGCAGATCCAAACATGAAGATGTTTACTATCCGTGGAACACCCCAGCAAATAGATTATGCACGGCAACTTATAGAAGAAAAGATTGGA GGTCCAGTAAATCCATTGGGTCCACCTGTTCCTCATGGACCCCATGGTGTTGTTCCTGGCCCACATGGACCTCCTGGGCCACCAGGTCCTGGTGCTCCCATGGGACCATATAACCCAGCTCCTTATAATCCAGGGCCTCCTGGCCCTGCACCTCA TGGTCCTCCAGCCCCATATGCTCCACAAGGATGGGGAAATGCTTATCCACATTGGCAGCCACCAAATCCGCCAGATCCAG GCAAGCCAGGAACAGATCCCAATTCAGCAGCATGGGCAGCTTATTATGCTCACTACTATcagcagcaagcacagccaccacctgcagcccctcctgGTGGACCAGCTACAACCCAAACTAACGGACAAG GAGATCAACCAAatccagcaccagcaggacaGGTTGACTATACAAAGGCATGGGAGGAGTACTACAAAAAAATGG GTCAAGCAGTTCCCGCGCCTGCTGGAGCTCCGCCAGGTGGTCAGCCAGATTACAGTGCAGCATGGGCTGAGTACTACAGACAACAAGCAGCATATTACGCCCAGACAAGTCCACAGGGAATGCCACAACATCCTCCAGCACCACAG GGCCAATAA
- the FUBP1 gene encoding far upstream element-binding protein 1 isoform X8, with product MADYSTVPPPAAGAPGGGGGGGGGVNDAFKDALQRARQIAAKIGGDAGTSMNSNDYGYGGQKRPLEDGDQPDAKKVAPQNDSFGNQLPPMHQQQRSVMTEEYKVPDGMVGFIIGRGGEQISRIQQESGCKIQIAPDSGGLPERSCMLTGTPESVQSAKRLLDQIVEKGRPAPGFHHGDGPGNAVQEIMIPASKAGLVIGKGGETIKQLQERAGVKMVMIQDGPQNTGADKPLRITGDPYKVQQAKEMVLELIRDQGGFREVRNEYGSRIGGNEGIDVPIPRFAVGIVIGRNGEMIKKIQNDAGVRIQFKPDDGTTPDRIAQITGPPDRCQHAAEIITDLLRSVQAGNPGGPGPGGRGRGRGQGNWNMGPPGGLQEFNFIVPTGKTGLIIGKGGETIKSISQQSGARIELQRNPPPNADPNMKMFTIRGTPQQIDYARQLIEEKIGGPVNPLGPPVPHGPHGVVPGPHGPPGPPGPGAPMGPYNPAPYNPGPPGPAPHGPPAPYAPQGWGNAYPHWQPPNPPDPGKPGTDPNSAAWAAYYAHYYQQQAQPPPAAPPGGPATTQTNGQGDQPNPAPAGQVDYTKAWEEYYKKMGQAVPAPAGAPPGGQPDYSAAWAEYYRQQAAYYAQTSPQGMPQHPPAPQAFNHH from the exons ATGGCGGACTACTCCACCGTGCCCCCTCCTGCTGCGGGCGCGcccgggggaggcggcggcggaggtGGAGGAGTGAACGATGCCTTTAAAGACGCGCTGCAGAGGGCTAGGCAG ATTGCAGCAAAAATTGGAGGAGATGCTGGTACATCAATGAATTCAAATGACTACGGTTATGGAGGACAAAAAAGACCTCTTGAGGATGGAG ATCAACCAGATGCTAAGAAAGTTGCTCCTCAGAATGACt cttTTGGAAATCAACTACCACCAATGCATCAACAACAACG GTCTGTGATGACAGAGGAATACAAAGTTCCAGACGGGATGGTTGGATTCA taatTGGCAGAGGTGGAGAGCAGATCTCACGCATACAGCAAGAATCTGGATGTAAAATACAGATTGCACCTG ATAGTGGGGGCCTGCCTGAAAGATCCTGTATGCTAACTGGAACACCAGAATCTGTTCA ATCAGCAAAAAGATTACTTGATCAGATAGTTGAAAAGGGAAGACCTGCACCTGGCTTTCATCATGGTGATGGACCTGGAAATGCAGTCCAAGAAATTATGATTCCAGCAAGTAAAGCAGGATTAGTTATTGGTAAAGGTGGAGAGACGATTAAACAATTACAG GAGCGAGCAGGTGTCAAAATGGTCATGATTCAAGATGGTCCACAGAACACTGGTGCAGACAAGCCCCTTAGGATAACTGGAGATCCTTATAAAGTTCAA CAAGCCAAGGAAATGGTGCTGGAGTTAATTCGTGATCAAGGTGGCTTTAGAGAGGTGCGCAACGAATATGGGTCAAGAATAGGAGGAAATGAAGGGATAGAC GTACCAATACCACGATTTGCTGTAGGTATTGTAATTGGAAGAAACGGCGAGATGataaaaaagatacagaatGATGCTGGTGTTAGGATCCAATTTAAGCCAG aTGATGGAACAACTCCAGATAGAATAGCCCAAATCACAGGGCCTCCTGACAGATGTCAACATGCTGCAGAAATTATTACAGATCTCCTTCGAAGTGTTCAG gctGGCAACCCTGGTGGACCAGGACCTGGTGGTCGAGGAAGGGGTAGAGGTCAAGGCAACTGGAACATGGGGCCTCCTGGTGGATTACAGGAATTCAATTTTATTGTTCCCACTGGCAAAACTGGATTAATCATTGGCAAAG GGGGTGAAACTATCAAAAGCATAAGCCAGCAGTCTGGTGCTAGAATAGAACTTCAAAGAAATCCTCCACCTAATGCAGATCCAAACATGAAGATGTTTACTATCCGTGGAACACCCCAGCAAATAGATTATGCACGGCAACTTATAGAAGAAAAGATTGGA GGTCCAGTAAATCCATTGGGTCCACCTGTTCCTCATGGACCCCATGGTGTTGTTCCTGGCCCACATGGACCTCCTGGGCCACCAGGTCCTGGTGCTCCCATGGGACCATATAACCCAGCTCCTTATAATCCAGGGCCTCCTGGCCCTGCACCTCA TGGTCCTCCAGCCCCATATGCTCCACAAGGATGGGGAAATGCTTATCCACATTGGCAGCCACCAAATCCGCCAGATCCAG GCAAGCCAGGAACAGATCCCAATTCAGCAGCATGGGCAGCTTATTATGCTCACTACTATcagcagcaagcacagccaccacctgcagcccctcctgGTGGACCAGCTACAACCCAAACTAACGGACAAG GAGATCAACCAAatccagcaccagcaggacaGGTTGACTATACAAAGGCATGGGAGGAGTACTACAAAAAAATGG GTCAAGCAGTTCCCGCGCCTGCTGGAGCTCCGCCAGGTGGTCAGCCAGATTACAGTGCAGCATGGGCTGAGTACTACAGACAACAAGCAGCATATTACGCCCAGACAAGTCCACAGGGAATGCCACAACATCCTCCAGCACCACAG
- the FUBP1 gene encoding far upstream element-binding protein 1 isoform X2, translating to MADYSTVPPPAAGAPGGGGGGGGGVNDAFKDALQRARQIAAKIGGDAGTSMNSNDYGYGGQKRPLEDGDGSWTSPSSTTHWEGMPSPFKDQPDAKKVAPQNDSFGNQLPPMHQQQRSVMTEEYKVPDGMVGFIIGRGGEQISRIQQESGCKIQIAPDSGGLPERSCMLTGTPESVQSAKRLLDQIVEKGRPAPGFHHGDGPGNAVQEIMIPASKAGLVIGKGGETIKQLQERAGVKMVMIQDGPQNTGADKPLRITGDPYKVQQAKEMVLELIRDQGGFREVRNEYGSRIGGNEGIDVPIPRFAVGIVIGRNGEMIKKIQNDAGVRIQFKPDDGTTPDRIAQITGPPDRCQHAAEIITDLLRSVQAGNPGGPGPGGRGRGRGQGNWNMGPPGGLQEFNFIVPTGKTGLIIGKGGETIKSISQQSGARIELQRNPPPNADPNMKMFTIRGTPQQIDYARQLIEEKIGGPVNPLGPPVPHGPHGVVPGPHGPPGPPGPGAPMGPYNPAPYNPGPPGPAPHGPPAPYAPQGWGNAYPHWQPPNPPDPGKPGTDPNSAAWAAYYAHYYQQQAQPPPAAPPGGPATTQTNGQGDQPNPAPAGQVDYTKAWEEYYKKMGQAVPAPAGAPPGGQPDYSAAWAEYYRQQAAYYAQTSPQGMPQHPPAPQCLPRPSTLGSAAKKQQC from the exons ATGGCGGACTACTCCACCGTGCCCCCTCCTGCTGCGGGCGCGcccgggggaggcggcggcggaggtGGAGGAGTGAACGATGCCTTTAAAGACGCGCTGCAGAGGGCTAGGCAG ATTGCAGCAAAAATTGGAGGAGATGCTGGTACATCAATGAATTCAAATGACTACGGTTATGGAGGACAAAAAAGACCTCTTGAGGATGGAG ATGGCTCTTGGACAAGTCCGAGCAGTACAACACACTGGGAGGGAATGCCCTCTCCTTTTAAAG ATCAACCAGATGCTAAGAAAGTTGCTCCTCAGAATGACt cttTTGGAAATCAACTACCACCAATGCATCAACAACAACG GTCTGTGATGACAGAGGAATACAAAGTTCCAGACGGGATGGTTGGATTCA taatTGGCAGAGGTGGAGAGCAGATCTCACGCATACAGCAAGAATCTGGATGTAAAATACAGATTGCACCTG ATAGTGGGGGCCTGCCTGAAAGATCCTGTATGCTAACTGGAACACCAGAATCTGTTCA ATCAGCAAAAAGATTACTTGATCAGATAGTTGAAAAGGGAAGACCTGCACCTGGCTTTCATCATGGTGATGGACCTGGAAATGCAGTCCAAGAAATTATGATTCCAGCAAGTAAAGCAGGATTAGTTATTGGTAAAGGTGGAGAGACGATTAAACAATTACAG GAGCGAGCAGGTGTCAAAATGGTCATGATTCAAGATGGTCCACAGAACACTGGTGCAGACAAGCCCCTTAGGATAACTGGAGATCCTTATAAAGTTCAA CAAGCCAAGGAAATGGTGCTGGAGTTAATTCGTGATCAAGGTGGCTTTAGAGAGGTGCGCAACGAATATGGGTCAAGAATAGGAGGAAATGAAGGGATAGAC GTACCAATACCACGATTTGCTGTAGGTATTGTAATTGGAAGAAACGGCGAGATGataaaaaagatacagaatGATGCTGGTGTTAGGATCCAATTTAAGCCAG aTGATGGAACAACTCCAGATAGAATAGCCCAAATCACAGGGCCTCCTGACAGATGTCAACATGCTGCAGAAATTATTACAGATCTCCTTCGAAGTGTTCAG gctGGCAACCCTGGTGGACCAGGACCTGGTGGTCGAGGAAGGGGTAGAGGTCAAGGCAACTGGAACATGGGGCCTCCTGGTGGATTACAGGAATTCAATTTTATTGTTCCCACTGGCAAAACTGGATTAATCATTGGCAAAG GGGGTGAAACTATCAAAAGCATAAGCCAGCAGTCTGGTGCTAGAATAGAACTTCAAAGAAATCCTCCACCTAATGCAGATCCAAACATGAAGATGTTTACTATCCGTGGAACACCCCAGCAAATAGATTATGCACGGCAACTTATAGAAGAAAAGATTGGA GGTCCAGTAAATCCATTGGGTCCACCTGTTCCTCATGGACCCCATGGTGTTGTTCCTGGCCCACATGGACCTCCTGGGCCACCAGGTCCTGGTGCTCCCATGGGACCATATAACCCAGCTCCTTATAATCCAGGGCCTCCTGGCCCTGCACCTCA TGGTCCTCCAGCCCCATATGCTCCACAAGGATGGGGAAATGCTTATCCACATTGGCAGCCACCAAATCCGCCAGATCCAG GCAAGCCAGGAACAGATCCCAATTCAGCAGCATGGGCAGCTTATTATGCTCACTACTATcagcagcaagcacagccaccacctgcagcccctcctgGTGGACCAGCTACAACCCAAACTAACGGACAAG GAGATCAACCAAatccagcaccagcaggacaGGTTGACTATACAAAGGCATGGGAGGAGTACTACAAAAAAATGG GTCAAGCAGTTCCCGCGCCTGCTGGAGCTCCGCCAGGTGGTCAGCCAGATTACAGTGCAGCATGGGCTGAGTACTACAGACAACAAGCAGCATATTACGCCCAGACAAGTCCACAGGGAATGCCACAACATCCTCCAGCACCACAG TGCCTTCCCAGACCTTCCACCTTAGGTTCTGCTGCAAAAAAGCAACAG TGCTGA
- the FUBP1 gene encoding far upstream element-binding protein 1 isoform X3 translates to MADYSTVPPPAAGAPGGGGGGGGGVNDAFKDALQRARQIAAKIGGDAGTSMNSNDYGYGGQKRPLEDGDGSWTSPSSTTHWEGMPSPFKDQPDAKKVAPQNDSFGNQLPPMHQQQRSVMTEEYKVPDGMVGFIIGRGGEQISRIQQESGCKIQIAPDSGGLPERSCMLTGTPESVQSAKRLLDQIVEKGRPAPGFHHGDGPGNAVQEIMIPASKAGLVIGKGGETIKQLQERAGVKMVMIQDGPQNTGADKPLRITGDPYKVQQAKEMVLELIRDQGGFREVRNEYGSRIGGNEGIDVPIPRFAVGIVIGRNGEMIKKIQNDAGVRIQFKPDDGTTPDRIAQITGPPDRCQHAAEIITDLLRSVQAGNPGGPGPGGRGRGRGQGNWNMGPPGGLQEFNFIVPTGKTGLIIGKGGETIKSISQQSGARIELQRNPPPNADPNMKMFTIRGTPQQIDYARQLIEEKIGGPVNPLGPPVPHGPHGVVPGPHGPPGPPGPGAPMGPYNPAPYNPGPPGPAPHGPPAPYAPQGWGNAYPHWQPPNPPDPGKPGTDPNSAAWAAYYAHYYQQQAQPPPAAPPGGPATTQTNGQGDQPNPAPAGQVDYTKAWEEYYKKMGQAVPAPAGAPPGGQPDYSAAWAEYYRQQAAYYAQTSPQGMPQHPPAPQAFNHH, encoded by the exons ATGGCGGACTACTCCACCGTGCCCCCTCCTGCTGCGGGCGCGcccgggggaggcggcggcggaggtGGAGGAGTGAACGATGCCTTTAAAGACGCGCTGCAGAGGGCTAGGCAG ATTGCAGCAAAAATTGGAGGAGATGCTGGTACATCAATGAATTCAAATGACTACGGTTATGGAGGACAAAAAAGACCTCTTGAGGATGGAG ATGGCTCTTGGACAAGTCCGAGCAGTACAACACACTGGGAGGGAATGCCCTCTCCTTTTAAAG ATCAACCAGATGCTAAGAAAGTTGCTCCTCAGAATGACt cttTTGGAAATCAACTACCACCAATGCATCAACAACAACG GTCTGTGATGACAGAGGAATACAAAGTTCCAGACGGGATGGTTGGATTCA taatTGGCAGAGGTGGAGAGCAGATCTCACGCATACAGCAAGAATCTGGATGTAAAATACAGATTGCACCTG ATAGTGGGGGCCTGCCTGAAAGATCCTGTATGCTAACTGGAACACCAGAATCTGTTCA ATCAGCAAAAAGATTACTTGATCAGATAGTTGAAAAGGGAAGACCTGCACCTGGCTTTCATCATGGTGATGGACCTGGAAATGCAGTCCAAGAAATTATGATTCCAGCAAGTAAAGCAGGATTAGTTATTGGTAAAGGTGGAGAGACGATTAAACAATTACAG GAGCGAGCAGGTGTCAAAATGGTCATGATTCAAGATGGTCCACAGAACACTGGTGCAGACAAGCCCCTTAGGATAACTGGAGATCCTTATAAAGTTCAA CAAGCCAAGGAAATGGTGCTGGAGTTAATTCGTGATCAAGGTGGCTTTAGAGAGGTGCGCAACGAATATGGGTCAAGAATAGGAGGAAATGAAGGGATAGAC GTACCAATACCACGATTTGCTGTAGGTATTGTAATTGGAAGAAACGGCGAGATGataaaaaagatacagaatGATGCTGGTGTTAGGATCCAATTTAAGCCAG aTGATGGAACAACTCCAGATAGAATAGCCCAAATCACAGGGCCTCCTGACAGATGTCAACATGCTGCAGAAATTATTACAGATCTCCTTCGAAGTGTTCAG gctGGCAACCCTGGTGGACCAGGACCTGGTGGTCGAGGAAGGGGTAGAGGTCAAGGCAACTGGAACATGGGGCCTCCTGGTGGATTACAGGAATTCAATTTTATTGTTCCCACTGGCAAAACTGGATTAATCATTGGCAAAG GGGGTGAAACTATCAAAAGCATAAGCCAGCAGTCTGGTGCTAGAATAGAACTTCAAAGAAATCCTCCACCTAATGCAGATCCAAACATGAAGATGTTTACTATCCGTGGAACACCCCAGCAAATAGATTATGCACGGCAACTTATAGAAGAAAAGATTGGA GGTCCAGTAAATCCATTGGGTCCACCTGTTCCTCATGGACCCCATGGTGTTGTTCCTGGCCCACATGGACCTCCTGGGCCACCAGGTCCTGGTGCTCCCATGGGACCATATAACCCAGCTCCTTATAATCCAGGGCCTCCTGGCCCTGCACCTCA TGGTCCTCCAGCCCCATATGCTCCACAAGGATGGGGAAATGCTTATCCACATTGGCAGCCACCAAATCCGCCAGATCCAG GCAAGCCAGGAACAGATCCCAATTCAGCAGCATGGGCAGCTTATTATGCTCACTACTATcagcagcaagcacagccaccacctgcagcccctcctgGTGGACCAGCTACAACCCAAACTAACGGACAAG GAGATCAACCAAatccagcaccagcaggacaGGTTGACTATACAAAGGCATGGGAGGAGTACTACAAAAAAATGG GTCAAGCAGTTCCCGCGCCTGCTGGAGCTCCGCCAGGTGGTCAGCCAGATTACAGTGCAGCATGGGCTGAGTACTACAGACAACAAGCAGCATATTACGCCCAGACAAGTCCACAGGGAATGCCACAACATCCTCCAGCACCACAG
- the FUBP1 gene encoding far upstream element-binding protein 1 isoform X9: MADYSTVPPPAAGAPGGGGGGGGGVNDAFKDALQRARQIAAKIGGDAGTSMNSNDYGYGGQKRPLEDGDQPDAKKVAPQNDSFGNQLPPMHQQQRSVMTEEYKVPDGMVGFIIGRGGEQISRIQQESGCKIQIAPDSGGLPERSCMLTGTPESVQSAKRLLDQIVEKGRPAPGFHHGDGPGNAVQEIMIPASKAGLVIGKGGETIKQLQERAGVKMVMIQDGPQNTGADKPLRITGDPYKVQQAKEMVLELIRDQGGFREVRNEYGSRIGGNEGIDVPIPRFAVGIVIGRNGEMIKKIQNDAGVRIQFKPDDGTTPDRIAQITGPPDRCQHAAEIITDLLRSVQAGNPGGPGPGGRGRGRGQGNWNMGPPGGLQEFNFIVPTGKTGLIIGKGGETIKSISQQSGARIELQRNPPPNADPNMKMFTIRGTPQQIDYARQLIEEKIGGPVNPLGPPVPHGPHGVVPGPHGPPGPPGPGAPMGPYNPAPYNPGPPGPAPHGPPAPYAPQGWGNAYPHWQPPNPPDPGKPGTDPNSAAWAAYYAHYYQQQAQPPPAAPPGGPATTQTNGQGDQPNPAPAGQVDYTKAWEEYYKKMGQAVPAPAGAPPGGQPDYSAAWAEYYRQQAAYYAQTSPQGMPQHPPAPQGQ; this comes from the exons ATGGCGGACTACTCCACCGTGCCCCCTCCTGCTGCGGGCGCGcccgggggaggcggcggcggaggtGGAGGAGTGAACGATGCCTTTAAAGACGCGCTGCAGAGGGCTAGGCAG ATTGCAGCAAAAATTGGAGGAGATGCTGGTACATCAATGAATTCAAATGACTACGGTTATGGAGGACAAAAAAGACCTCTTGAGGATGGAG ATCAACCAGATGCTAAGAAAGTTGCTCCTCAGAATGACt cttTTGGAAATCAACTACCACCAATGCATCAACAACAACG GTCTGTGATGACAGAGGAATACAAAGTTCCAGACGGGATGGTTGGATTCA taatTGGCAGAGGTGGAGAGCAGATCTCACGCATACAGCAAGAATCTGGATGTAAAATACAGATTGCACCTG ATAGTGGGGGCCTGCCTGAAAGATCCTGTATGCTAACTGGAACACCAGAATCTGTTCA ATCAGCAAAAAGATTACTTGATCAGATAGTTGAAAAGGGAAGACCTGCACCTGGCTTTCATCATGGTGATGGACCTGGAAATGCAGTCCAAGAAATTATGATTCCAGCAAGTAAAGCAGGATTAGTTATTGGTAAAGGTGGAGAGACGATTAAACAATTACAG GAGCGAGCAGGTGTCAAAATGGTCATGATTCAAGATGGTCCACAGAACACTGGTGCAGACAAGCCCCTTAGGATAACTGGAGATCCTTATAAAGTTCAA CAAGCCAAGGAAATGGTGCTGGAGTTAATTCGTGATCAAGGTGGCTTTAGAGAGGTGCGCAACGAATATGGGTCAAGAATAGGAGGAAATGAAGGGATAGAC GTACCAATACCACGATTTGCTGTAGGTATTGTAATTGGAAGAAACGGCGAGATGataaaaaagatacagaatGATGCTGGTGTTAGGATCCAATTTAAGCCAG aTGATGGAACAACTCCAGATAGAATAGCCCAAATCACAGGGCCTCCTGACAGATGTCAACATGCTGCAGAAATTATTACAGATCTCCTTCGAAGTGTTCAG gctGGCAACCCTGGTGGACCAGGACCTGGTGGTCGAGGAAGGGGTAGAGGTCAAGGCAACTGGAACATGGGGCCTCCTGGTGGATTACAGGAATTCAATTTTATTGTTCCCACTGGCAAAACTGGATTAATCATTGGCAAAG GGGGTGAAACTATCAAAAGCATAAGCCAGCAGTCTGGTGCTAGAATAGAACTTCAAAGAAATCCTCCACCTAATGCAGATCCAAACATGAAGATGTTTACTATCCGTGGAACACCCCAGCAAATAGATTATGCACGGCAACTTATAGAAGAAAAGATTGGA GGTCCAGTAAATCCATTGGGTCCACCTGTTCCTCATGGACCCCATGGTGTTGTTCCTGGCCCACATGGACCTCCTGGGCCACCAGGTCCTGGTGCTCCCATGGGACCATATAACCCAGCTCCTTATAATCCAGGGCCTCCTGGCCCTGCACCTCA TGGTCCTCCAGCCCCATATGCTCCACAAGGATGGGGAAATGCTTATCCACATTGGCAGCCACCAAATCCGCCAGATCCAG GCAAGCCAGGAACAGATCCCAATTCAGCAGCATGGGCAGCTTATTATGCTCACTACTATcagcagcaagcacagccaccacctgcagcccctcctgGTGGACCAGCTACAACCCAAACTAACGGACAAG GAGATCAACCAAatccagcaccagcaggacaGGTTGACTATACAAAGGCATGGGAGGAGTACTACAAAAAAATGG GTCAAGCAGTTCCCGCGCCTGCTGGAGCTCCGCCAGGTGGTCAGCCAGATTACAGTGCAGCATGGGCTGAGTACTACAGACAACAAGCAGCATATTACGCCCAGACAAGTCCACAGGGAATGCCACAACATCCTCCAGCACCACAG GGCCAATAA